One Myxococcus stipitatus DNA segment encodes these proteins:
- a CDS encoding M1 family aminopeptidase has protein sequence MRTLLPCLLVLCLLSGREARADVPPEVQLSLQHLKGAERERAQKALGPLDELPRYRVQLEVDPDAREAKGRVQVEVLARDKPITELYLRVTPNAQGGKRVVVSDARLGKQPIILEQPEPTLYRYRLEEPVPPGAAAVLDVAVRAVAPKGEPPSRMLLGGLGGGASQGGDHGAFSATPDFLSLVGVVPQVPPLDDKGQPWAGPQGIGDLALYAPAHVLASITVPSGWAVHATGAPMGEVPERDGRVRFAFAAGAVRDFPILVSRGYAVSTATVNGVTVESHYAARNKDVGERVLKYATAALTEFERRLGPLPYTHFRVVEAPLSGGAGGMEFPGLITVATSLYRGVADPTELLGGMGNLQGMKELLDALGQQGAGPGPFAQLGVMLERTLEFTVAHEVAHQYFAGLVGSDPVNMPVVDESLAQYAALLYIEWKHGKAAAEKLRKELLVSPYHMYRLSGGEDGRADRPTGDFDNETQYGALVYAKAPMLHHASRKLVGDAAFLQGMRNYVDAYRFKWTCRECFTRELAKASPSHAKQLERLRVRWWNEARGDDDLGLPNLGAVMGTLGGGGGMSVDDLEALDPAVKAMLEEVLPGLLGQ, from the coding sequence ATGCGGACGCTCCTGCCCTGCCTGCTGGTGTTGTGCCTGCTCTCCGGTCGCGAGGCTCGGGCGGACGTGCCGCCCGAGGTCCAGCTCAGCCTCCAGCACCTCAAGGGCGCGGAGCGGGAGCGGGCCCAGAAGGCGCTGGGGCCACTGGACGAGCTGCCGCGCTACCGCGTGCAGCTGGAGGTGGACCCGGACGCGCGCGAGGCGAAGGGGCGCGTGCAGGTGGAGGTGCTGGCGCGCGACAAGCCCATCACCGAACTGTACCTGCGGGTGACGCCCAACGCGCAGGGCGGCAAGCGCGTGGTGGTGTCCGACGCGCGCCTGGGCAAGCAGCCCATCATCCTGGAGCAGCCGGAGCCCACGCTGTACCGCTACCGGCTGGAGGAGCCGGTGCCGCCGGGGGCCGCGGCCGTGCTCGACGTCGCCGTGCGGGCGGTGGCGCCCAAGGGGGAGCCCCCCTCGAGGATGCTCCTGGGCGGTCTGGGGGGCGGCGCGTCCCAGGGGGGAGACCATGGCGCCTTCTCCGCGACGCCGGACTTCCTCAGCCTGGTGGGCGTGGTGCCCCAGGTGCCGCCGCTCGACGACAAGGGCCAGCCCTGGGCGGGTCCCCAGGGTATCGGCGACCTGGCGTTGTACGCGCCGGCCCACGTGCTGGCCTCCATCACCGTGCCGTCCGGGTGGGCGGTGCACGCCACCGGCGCGCCCATGGGCGAGGTGCCGGAGCGGGATGGACGCGTGCGCTTCGCCTTCGCGGCGGGCGCGGTGCGCGACTTTCCCATCCTCGTTTCGCGGGGCTACGCGGTGTCCACGGCCACCGTGAATGGCGTCACGGTGGAGAGCCACTACGCCGCGCGCAACAAGGACGTGGGCGAGCGGGTGCTGAAGTACGCGACCGCGGCGCTGACGGAGTTCGAGCGTCGGTTGGGGCCGCTGCCCTACACGCACTTCCGCGTGGTGGAGGCGCCGCTGTCGGGTGGGGCGGGGGGCATGGAGTTCCCGGGCCTCATCACCGTGGCCACGTCGCTCTACCGTGGCGTGGCGGACCCCACCGAGCTGCTGGGGGGCATGGGAAACCTCCAGGGGATGAAGGAGCTGCTGGATGCGCTCGGGCAGCAGGGGGCGGGGCCGGGGCCCTTCGCGCAGCTGGGCGTCATGTTGGAGCGCACGCTCGAGTTCACGGTGGCGCACGAGGTGGCGCACCAGTACTTCGCGGGGCTGGTGGGGTCGGACCCCGTGAACATGCCGGTGGTGGACGAGTCCCTGGCCCAGTACGCCGCGCTGCTCTACATCGAGTGGAAGCACGGCAAGGCGGCGGCGGAGAAGCTGCGCAAGGAGCTGCTCGTCTCGCCGTACCACATGTACCGGCTGTCGGGCGGCGAGGACGGCCGCGCGGACCGGCCCACGGGAGACTTCGACAACGAGACGCAGTACGGGGCGCTCGTGTACGCGAAGGCGCCCATGCTGCACCACGCGTCGCGCAAGCTGGTGGGGGACGCGGCCTTCCTCCAGGGCATGCGCAACTACGTGGACGCGTACCGCTTCAAGTGGACGTGTCGGGAGTGCTTCACGCGCGAGCTGGCCAAGGCGAGCCCCTCGCACGCGAAGCAGCTGGAGCGGCTGCGCGTGCGTTGGTGGAACGAGGCGCGCGGCGACGACGACCTGGGGCTGCCCAACCTGGGGGCCGTCATGGGGACGCTGGGCGGCGGGGGCGGGATGAGCGTGGACGACCTGGAGGCGCTCGACCCCGCCGTGAAGGCGATGCTCGAGGAGGTGCTGCCCGGCTTGCTGGGGCAGTGA
- the ftsY gene encoding signal recognition particle-docking protein FtsY, which produces MKTPTVLDTLAAQVPPAPSPAPTPGGNTTQPGTGTPPSEGFSPGDAVGIGGAALFVLLMVLAARKLFFKKKAPAPTKKPGAPLPEERPALPAERPELRVELPPSEKEAARLREAEEAHARAQELTRQREEAARAARGTTDAAERARLESEARALKEREEEEKRAEYRAKKAADEEARERRKREQAEAQRLRDEERAREAAAVEEARRAEEAAARAKVEAEAGRTLAQGLDKTKSQGFMARLNGLFGQQRQVDESVLADLEEILFTADIGVRTASHLVDVAREKLKRNELKDPERIKSLIREEVARIVDLPVPRTLEGGGPPHVVMVVGVNGAGKTTTIGKLSAKLTAEGKKVVLAAGDTFRAAATEQLDVWAERAGAQLVKGVEGGDPGSVVFEAVKKAQADGADVVIADTAGRLHTKAPLMEELKKVKRVLEKALPGAPHEVLLVLDSTNGQNAIQQAKQFHEAVGVTAIALTKLDGTAKGGVIIGICDELKLPVVWVGVGEKVADLRRFEPREFVQALFD; this is translated from the coding sequence ATGAAGACGCCCACTGTCCTGGATACCCTGGCCGCGCAGGTGCCCCCTGCCCCCTCCCCCGCCCCCACGCCGGGCGGGAATACGACGCAGCCGGGGACCGGAACGCCCCCCTCGGAGGGCTTCTCCCCGGGCGACGCGGTGGGTATCGGCGGCGCGGCCCTCTTCGTCCTGCTGATGGTGCTGGCGGCACGCAAGCTCTTCTTCAAGAAGAAGGCTCCGGCCCCCACGAAGAAGCCAGGCGCCCCTCTCCCCGAGGAACGCCCGGCCCTCCCCGCCGAGCGTCCCGAGCTGCGCGTGGAGCTGCCCCCCTCCGAGAAGGAGGCCGCACGCCTGCGCGAGGCCGAGGAGGCCCACGCCCGCGCCCAGGAGCTGACGCGTCAGCGCGAGGAGGCCGCCCGCGCGGCCCGGGGCACCACCGACGCCGCCGAGCGCGCCCGCCTGGAGTCCGAGGCCCGCGCCCTCAAGGAGCGTGAGGAAGAGGAGAAGCGCGCCGAGTACCGCGCCAAGAAGGCCGCGGACGAGGAGGCCCGGGAGCGCCGCAAGCGCGAGCAAGCCGAGGCCCAGCGGCTGCGCGACGAGGAGCGCGCGCGCGAGGCCGCCGCCGTCGAGGAGGCCCGCCGCGCCGAGGAAGCCGCCGCCCGCGCCAAGGTCGAGGCCGAGGCGGGCCGCACCCTGGCCCAGGGCCTGGACAAGACGAAGAGCCAGGGCTTCATGGCCCGGCTCAACGGCCTCTTCGGCCAGCAGCGCCAGGTGGACGAGTCGGTGCTCGCGGACCTGGAGGAGATCCTCTTCACCGCCGACATCGGCGTGCGCACCGCCAGCCACCTGGTGGACGTGGCGCGCGAGAAGCTCAAGCGCAACGAGCTCAAGGACCCCGAGCGAATCAAGTCCCTCATCCGCGAGGAGGTGGCGCGCATCGTCGACCTGCCCGTGCCCCGCACGCTGGAGGGCGGAGGCCCGCCGCACGTCGTCATGGTCGTGGGCGTCAACGGCGCCGGGAAGACGACCACCATCGGCAAGCTGTCCGCGAAGCTGACCGCCGAGGGCAAGAAGGTCGTGCTCGCCGCGGGTGACACCTTCCGCGCCGCCGCCACCGAACAGCTCGACGTGTGGGCCGAGCGCGCCGGGGCCCAGCTCGTCAAGGGCGTGGAGGGCGGCGACCCGGGCTCCGTCGTCTTCGAGGCCGTGAAGAAGGCCCAGGCCGATGGCGCCGACGTCGTCATCGCCGACACCGCGGGCCGACTCCACACCAAGGCCCCCCTCATGGAGGAGCTGAAGAAGGTCAAGCGCGTGCTGGAGAAGGCGCTGCCGGGCGCCCCGCACGAGGTGCTGCTGGTGCTCGACTCCACCAACGGCCAGAACGCCATCCAGCAGGCCAAGCAATTCCACGAGGCCGTGGGCGTCACCGCCATCGCCCTGACGAAGCTGGACGGCACCGCCAAGGGCGGCGTCATCATCGGCATCTGCGACGAGCTGAAGCTGCCCGTCGTCTGGGTCGGCGTCGGCGAGAAGGTCGCCGACCTGCGCCGCTTCGAGCCGCGCGAGTTCGTCCAGGCGCTGTTCGACTGA
- the glsA gene encoding glutaminase A, translating to MDSAPTLDAIRTATIEAHRAFQDLREGQNASYIPVLARVKPERFGLVVMTPDGQLAEAGDTRSEFAVESISKVFTLARVLDELGARTLRQKVGDNPTGESFSSVHALVVHDGRPLNPFVNAGAIATVSLVPAASAAERWEKIHATMSAFAGRPLPVMEEVYRSEAATNQHNRALAWLLDSAHTLYSDPMEATDVYTRQCSVGITTHDLAVMGATLAAGGINPLTRQRAVKAAHVPRILAEMTMNGLYDNTGTWQYEVGLPAKSGVGGGLLAVVPGRLAIAAFSPPLDRFGNSVRAQHAIRRLSDELGLNLFATASH from the coding sequence ATGGATTCGGCCCCGACGCTGGACGCCATCCGTACGGCGACCATTGAGGCCCACCGCGCCTTCCAGGACCTGCGCGAGGGACAGAACGCCAGCTACATCCCGGTGCTCGCGCGCGTGAAGCCCGAGCGGTTCGGGCTGGTGGTCATGACGCCGGACGGGCAGCTCGCGGAGGCCGGCGACACGCGCTCCGAGTTCGCCGTCGAGTCCATCTCCAAGGTGTTCACCCTGGCGCGGGTGCTCGACGAGCTGGGCGCGCGGACGCTGCGGCAAAAGGTGGGCGACAACCCCACCGGAGAGTCGTTCTCCTCCGTCCACGCGCTCGTGGTCCATGATGGCCGGCCGCTCAATCCCTTCGTCAACGCGGGCGCCATCGCCACTGTCAGCCTGGTCCCGGCGGCGTCGGCGGCGGAGCGCTGGGAGAAGATCCACGCGACGATGAGCGCCTTCGCCGGGCGGCCACTCCCGGTGATGGAGGAGGTCTACCGCTCGGAGGCGGCGACCAACCAGCACAACCGGGCCCTGGCGTGGCTGCTGGACAGCGCCCACACCCTCTACAGCGACCCGATGGAGGCCACGGACGTCTACACGCGCCAGTGCTCGGTGGGCATCACCACGCACGACCTGGCGGTGATGGGGGCCACGCTCGCCGCCGGGGGCATCAACCCCCTCACCCGTCAGCGCGCCGTGAAGGCGGCGCACGTGCCGCGCATCCTCGCGGAGATGACGATGAACGGGCTCTACGACAACACGGGCACCTGGCAGTACGAGGTGGGCCTGCCCGCCAAGAGTGGCGTGGGCGGCGGCCTCCTCGCCGTCGTCCCCGGCAGGCTCGCCATCGCCGCCTTCAGCCCACCGCTGGACCGCTTCGGCAACAGCGTCCGGGCCCAGCACGCCATCCGGCGACTGTCCGACGAGCTCGGCCTCAACCTCTTCGCCACGGCCTCCCATTGA
- the gadC gene encoding putative glutamine/gamma-aminobutyrate antiporter GadC has protein sequence MGSGTATRSPARRAAAPTLGVLTLAIMNVTAVVSLRGLPAEAEYGLTSIFYYTFAAVFFLIPVALVAAELATGWPEKGGVFRWVGEAFGPRWGFLAIFLVWVESTIWFPTVLTYGAVSLAFVGPDQTWDKALSSNKFYTILIVLALYWAATLVTMRGLKASATISKWGGLIGTIIPAGLLIVLGATYLAQGRPIQIQLGWDKVIPDFTQFGNLVLAASIFLFYAGMEMNAIHVKEARNPNRTYPLAILMASVVTVLVFVLGTLAISIIIPKTQINLTQSLLVSYRDFFKALGAPWLSSVVAVALFLGVLGSVTVWVSGPSAALGAVGRAGYLPPFFQRHNKHGAPSHILLVQGMLVTFLALMFVILPSVQAAYQILSQLTSTLYLIMYILMFAAAIYLRYSEPHTPRAYRVPGGAAGMWVIGGAGLIGALIAFVLSFIPPSQIKVGSPMTYVLILVAGNVLFVALPLFVYSRRKAAWRTAAGSRDFAPFNWEKPGGLGHPGAPSLDEEAEHEAPATRDHPLPGRRTPDGFGPDAGRHPYGDH, from the coding sequence ATGGGTTCCGGAACAGCGACCCGCTCCCCGGCCAGACGCGCGGCGGCGCCCACGCTCGGCGTCCTCACGCTGGCCATCATGAACGTCACGGCCGTGGTCAGCCTGCGCGGCCTTCCGGCCGAGGCGGAGTATGGCCTCACGTCCATCTTCTATTACACGTTCGCGGCCGTCTTCTTCCTCATCCCCGTCGCGCTCGTCGCGGCGGAGCTGGCCACCGGCTGGCCGGAGAAGGGCGGCGTGTTCCGCTGGGTGGGCGAGGCCTTCGGTCCCCGCTGGGGCTTCCTCGCCATCTTCCTGGTCTGGGTGGAGTCCACCATCTGGTTCCCCACCGTGCTCACCTACGGCGCGGTGTCGCTGGCCTTCGTCGGCCCCGACCAGACGTGGGACAAGGCGCTCTCGTCCAACAAGTTCTACACCATCCTCATCGTGCTCGCCCTCTACTGGGCCGCGACGCTGGTGACGATGCGGGGGCTCAAGGCCTCCGCCACCATCTCCAAGTGGGGAGGGCTCATCGGCACCATCATCCCCGCGGGCCTGCTCATCGTGCTGGGAGCGACCTACCTGGCCCAGGGACGCCCCATCCAGATACAGCTCGGCTGGGACAAGGTGATTCCGGACTTCACGCAGTTCGGCAACCTGGTGCTGGCCGCGTCCATCTTCCTCTTCTACGCGGGCATGGAGATGAACGCCATCCACGTGAAGGAGGCGAGGAATCCCAATCGGACCTATCCGCTCGCCATCCTCATGGCCTCGGTGGTCACGGTCCTGGTCTTCGTGCTCGGCACGCTGGCCATCAGCATCATCATCCCCAAGACGCAGATCAACCTGACCCAGAGCCTGCTGGTCTCCTACCGAGACTTCTTCAAGGCCCTCGGCGCGCCCTGGCTGTCCTCGGTGGTGGCGGTGGCGCTGTTCCTCGGCGTGCTGGGCAGCGTCACCGTCTGGGTTTCGGGGCCCTCCGCGGCGCTGGGCGCGGTGGGACGCGCGGGCTACCTGCCCCCGTTCTTCCAGCGACACAACAAGCACGGCGCGCCCAGCCACATCCTGCTCGTCCAGGGGATGCTGGTGACGTTCCTGGCGCTGATGTTCGTCATCCTCCCGTCGGTGCAGGCCGCGTATCAAATCCTCAGCCAGCTGACGTCGACCCTGTATCTCATCATGTACATCCTGATGTTCGCGGCGGCCATCTACCTGCGCTACAGCGAGCCTCACACGCCTCGCGCCTACCGCGTCCCGGGAGGCGCCGCGGGGATGTGGGTCATCGGCGGCGCGGGCCTCATCGGCGCGCTCATCGCGTTCGTGCTCAGCTTCATCCCGCCGTCGCAGATCAAGGTCGGCAGCCCGATGACGTACGTGCTCATCCTCGTCGCGGGCAACGTGCTCTTCGTCGCGCTGCCCCTCTTCGTCTACTCGCGCCGCAAGGCCGCCTGGCGCACCGCGGCGGGGAGCCGGGACTTCGCCCCCTTCAACTGGGAGAAGCCCGGCGGCCTCGGCCACCCGGGAGCGCCCTCGCTGGACGAGGAGGCGGAGCACGAGGCCCCCGCGACACGCGACCACCCGCTTCCCGGCAGGAGGACACCCGATGGATTCGGCCCCGACGCTGGACGCCATCCGTACGGCGACCATTGA
- a CDS encoding porin, whose protein sequence is MKPRTPPRPARSGVAILLLSLLSTLAGEARAQPAEPEAPSGRSSDTAALEEDPLRLPQLPILDLALLPNTQFFTPRPDHAVFDKSLPGYFRVPTTDIFVKLGVAATTHFMESSKRLGTPTWFTTSAIPVEGQDFHDSPGAQAAATANTSDVSLEFRGRTELGPMRLLFNTSFAQADPAFGFHPDYAYAQLGGFVAGFTDSTFADVDAYPKTLDFEGPNALVFSKHAVMRYGHRLNHDEHLRMFLQVAIEQPGANIPTATGPPRDIVPDGVVAWRAEGAWGHVQLAGLVRAVGSQAPGRDDSETVLGIGGNLTGAYHASRRHTFQLGVTGGQGIAAYVNDTGGAHYDAAPDESGSLDAIPLLGAYVGVTYAWMPMLASTATYGWLKLWDRDHRDALGASALRRSQYASLNLVAQPMKGVQLGIEGLWGYNRAINGRSGQAFRGQLTFQYRY, encoded by the coding sequence ATGAAGCCGAGAACCCCGCCGCGCCCCGCCAGAAGCGGCGTCGCCATCCTGCTGCTGTCCCTGCTGAGCACCCTGGCGGGGGAGGCCCGCGCCCAGCCCGCGGAGCCCGAAGCTCCCTCGGGGCGGAGCTCGGACACCGCGGCCCTCGAGGAGGACCCGCTGCGGCTTCCACAGCTGCCCATCCTCGACCTCGCGCTGCTGCCGAACACCCAGTTCTTCACCCCGCGCCCCGACCACGCGGTCTTCGACAAGAGCTTGCCCGGCTACTTCCGGGTCCCCACCACCGACATCTTCGTGAAGCTCGGCGTCGCGGCCACCACGCACTTCATGGAGAGCTCCAAGCGGCTGGGCACGCCCACCTGGTTCACCACCTCCGCCATCCCCGTGGAGGGCCAGGACTTCCACGACTCCCCGGGGGCCCAGGCGGCGGCGACCGCGAACACGTCCGACGTCTCCCTCGAGTTCCGGGGCAGGACGGAGCTGGGGCCCATGCGGCTGTTGTTCAACACCAGCTTCGCGCAGGCGGACCCCGCCTTCGGCTTCCACCCCGACTATGCCTACGCGCAGCTCGGCGGCTTCGTCGCGGGCTTCACCGACTCGACGTTCGCGGACGTCGACGCCTACCCGAAGACGCTCGACTTCGAGGGCCCCAACGCCCTCGTCTTCTCCAAACACGCGGTGATGCGCTACGGCCACCGGCTCAACCACGACGAGCACCTGCGGATGTTCCTCCAGGTCGCCATCGAACAGCCGGGCGCCAACATCCCCACCGCCACCGGCCCCCCGCGCGACATCGTCCCCGACGGCGTCGTCGCCTGGCGCGCGGAGGGAGCGTGGGGGCACGTGCAGCTCGCCGGCCTGGTGCGCGCCGTGGGCAGCCAGGCGCCCGGGCGCGACGACAGCGAGACGGTGCTCGGCATCGGGGGCAACCTGACGGGCGCCTACCATGCCTCGCGCCGGCACACCTTCCAGCTGGGCGTCACCGGCGGACAAGGCATCGCCGCCTACGTCAACGACACCGGCGGCGCGCATTATGACGCCGCGCCGGACGAGAGCGGCTCGCTCGACGCCATCCCCCTGCTCGGCGCCTACGTGGGCGTCACGTACGCCTGGATGCCCATGCTCGCCTCCACCGCGACCTATGGCTGGCTGAAGCTGTGGGACCGGGACCACCGGGACGCCCTGGGGGCCTCCGCGCTGCGGCGCTCGCAGTACGCCTCGCTGAACCTGGTTGCCCAGCCGATGAAGGGCGTCCAGCTCGGTATCGAGGGACTGTGGGGCTACAACCGGGCAATCAACGGCCGGTCCGGCCAGGCCTTCCGAGGTCAGCTCACCTTCCAGTACCGCTACTGA